A window from Acidobacteriota bacterium encodes these proteins:
- the mce gene encoding methylmalonyl-CoA epimerase, translating into MFRNVDHIGIAVSSLESVVTFYKDTLGLPLHGFEEVPEQKVRVAMFPVGDANLEFLEPTSPESPIAKFIEKKGQGIHHVALHVEDLTAKLEDLKSRGVRLIDEKPREGAGGKKIAFVHPAATGGILLELCQE; encoded by the coding sequence ATGTTCAGGAATGTCGATCACATCGGGATTGCGGTCTCATCGCTGGAAAGTGTCGTTACGTTCTACAAGGACACCCTCGGGCTCCCTCTCCACGGGTTCGAGGAAGTCCCCGAGCAAAAGGTTCGGGTGGCCATGTTCCCCGTGGGCGACGCCAACCTGGAATTCCTGGAACCGACCTCCCCCGAGTCCCCCATCGCCAAATTCATCGAAAAGAAAGGGCAGGGGATCCACCATGTCGCCCTCCACGTCGAAGACCTGACGGCGAAACTGGAGGACTTGAAATCCCGCGGGGTCCGGCTGATCGACGAGAAACCGAGAGAAGGGGCGGGGGGGAAGAAGATCGCCTTCGTCCACCCCGCCGCCACGGGCGGCATCCTTCTCGAGCTGTGCCAGGAATAG
- the mtnP gene encoding S-methyl-5'-thioadenosine phosphorylase, with amino-acid sequence MNPIALGIIGGSGLYHMKELTDVEEVKVETPFGPPSDNFVVGTLAKRRVAFLPRHGRDHRLTPTEINYRANIFAFKKLGTDQIISASAVGSLKLEHKPLDILVPDQFVDRTSRRVSTFFGEGIVAHVGFGDPVCRELVGFVRQSALNAGVSVKFGGTYVCMEGPAFSTRAESNLYRSWGMDVIGMTNLQEAKLAREAEICYVTLAFVTDYDCWHQTEEPVSVEMIVDNLRRNGENAQKILKEVLKVLPEKRDCLCHHSLRNAIITHPDVVPAATRQKLAPIVGKYLAAK; translated from the coding sequence ATGAACCCCATCGCCCTGGGCATCATCGGCGGCAGCGGCTTGTACCACATGAAGGAACTCACCGACGTGGAGGAGGTGAAGGTCGAGACCCCGTTCGGCCCGCCGAGCGACAATTTCGTGGTCGGCACCCTCGCGAAGCGGCGGGTCGCCTTCCTTCCCCGTCACGGACGAGACCACCGCCTGACCCCGACGGAGATCAACTACCGGGCGAACATCTTTGCCTTCAAGAAACTGGGCACCGACCAGATCATCTCCGCCAGCGCCGTGGGATCGCTGAAACTGGAGCACAAGCCCCTCGACATCCTCGTCCCGGACCAGTTCGTGGACCGGACGAGCCGGCGGGTCTCCACGTTCTTCGGCGAGGGCATCGTGGCCCATGTGGGCTTCGGCGACCCCGTCTGCCGCGAGTTGGTGGGGTTCGTTCGCCAGTCGGCGCTCAACGCCGGGGTGAGCGTCAAGTTCGGCGGGACGTACGTGTGCATGGAAGGGCCGGCCTTCTCCACCCGGGCCGAGAGCAACCTCTACCGGAGCTGGGGGATGGACGTGATCGGCATGACCAACCTCCAGGAGGCGAAACTCGCCCGGGAAGCCGAGATCTGCTACGTGACCCTCGCCTTCGTCACCGATTACGATTGCTGGCACCAGACCGAGGAGCCCGTCTCCGTGGAAATGATCGTCGACAACCTCCGCCGCAACGGCGAGAATGCCCAGAAAATCCTCAAGGAAGTGCTCAAGGTGCTCCCGGAGAAGCGGGACTGCCTCTGCCACCACTCCCTCCGGAACGCCATCATCACCCATCCCGACGTCGTCCCGGCCGCCACCCGTCAGAAACTGGCCCCCATCGTGGGGAAGTACCTGGCCGCGAAGTAG
- a CDS encoding 2-oxoacid:acceptor oxidoreductase family protein produces MRHQILITGIGGQGVLFLSKLLQTAALIKGVPIFAYEIHGMSQRGGSVYTSLKIGGFDSPQVFPGDVDTLLALDRGNIFPYLHFLRPSGTLAVNSAGLSPQEREWLEGRGYHCIFRDADSRALELRNPRASNLVLLGSVFGAEGFPFAFPEVAEALRRTVRPNLLESNLQALQ; encoded by the coding sequence ATGCGACACCAGATCCTGATCACCGGTATCGGCGGGCAGGGTGTCCTCTTCCTGTCGAAGCTGCTCCAGACCGCCGCCCTGATCAAGGGCGTCCCCATCTTCGCCTACGAGATCCACGGGATGAGCCAGCGGGGCGGTTCGGTCTACACCTCGCTGAAGATCGGGGGTTTCGATTCCCCCCAGGTGTTCCCGGGTGACGTGGATACGCTCCTGGCCCTGGACCGGGGGAACATCTTCCCCTATCTGCACTTCCTCCGGCCCTCGGGGACCCTCGCGGTCAACTCCGCGGGGCTTTCGCCCCAGGAGCGGGAATGGCTCGAGGGGAGGGGTTATCACTGCATCTTCCGGGACGCGGATTCCCGCGCCCTCGAGTTGCGCAATCCGCGGGCGTCCAACCTGGTCCTCCTCGGCTCGGTCTTCGGGGCCGAGGGGTTCCCGTTCGCCTTCCCGGAGGTTGCGGAAGCGCTCCGGCGGACCGTTCGCCCCAACCTCCTGGAATCGAATCTACAGGCCCTGCAATGA